The proteins below are encoded in one region of Candidatus Eisenbacteria bacterium:
- a CDS encoding isoprenylcysteine carboxylmethyltransferase family protein, with protein MPEGRRGARAHDETLTGEHRLGDAGQAIFAVLFAAVWVADAFFLRATTGGNGVVPFVVRAPIGVAVLIISGWMARTGLRIVFGEKREKPEVIRKGVFGVVRHPIYLSEILLYLGLLLLSLSLAATAVWIAATLFLVFLCRHEERLLLKRFGEEYARYMRDVPMLFPRLRRK; from the coding sequence ATGCCGGAAGGACGCCGGGGGGCGCGCGCTCATGACGAGACGCTGACCGGGGAGCACCGCCTCGGCGACGCCGGGCAGGCGATCTTCGCGGTTCTCTTCGCGGCGGTTTGGGTCGCCGACGCGTTCTTTCTGCGCGCCACCACCGGCGGGAACGGCGTCGTCCCCTTCGTGGTCCGCGCGCCGATCGGCGTCGCCGTCCTGATCATCTCCGGATGGATGGCCCGCACGGGCCTCCGGATCGTCTTCGGCGAAAAGAGGGAGAAGCCGGAGGTGATCCGAAAGGGGGTTTTCGGCGTGGTGCGACACCCGATCTACCTGAGCGAGATACTCCTGTACCTCGGACTCCTTCTCCTCAGCCTCTCGCTCGCGGCGACGGCGGTCTGGATCGCGGCGACGCTCTTCCTCGTTTTCCTCTGTCGCCACGAGGAGCGCCTCCTCCTGAAACGTTTCGGCGAGGAATACGCCCGCTACATGCGCGACGTGCCGATGCTCTTCCCGAGGCTCCGCCGGAAATAG
- a CDS encoding class A beta-lactamase-related serine hydrolase, protein MKRILAFLIGALVLSAATASAGDPVRDDRAARIDGWLSAHAGMDAFHGVALIADDEGVLLERGYGFANREWEIPNAPDARYRIGSVTKQFTAALVMRLVGEGRLSLDAHLSDLLPWYRADTGARVTLRQLLNHTSGIDRSGVPRLIAERACSPMPLREEVETYCSGDLEWEPGERFGYNNAAYLILGAVIEEVAGRPYEQVLAELILEPAGLLHTGMDHPEVILPMRAEGYERSTDGIRKAPFVHATLAASAGGLRSTVRDLYRWDRSLYTDIVLSDEAREEMFTPGLGNYGFGWFVLRAPLGPGGAERTLIRHPGQGDGFYTVFWRIPEDRIAVVLIANLYENALPSMAQGIVDILYEREPRMSVALAVRHAFEAEGIDAAVARYRELRVSEPERYDFGENELNGLGYALFGDGRTDEAIALFALNAEMFPESANAYDSLAEALAARGEIERAVEMYGRALAVDPGFEHAAEMLKRLEER, encoded by the coding sequence ATGAAACGCATACTCGCGTTTTTGATCGGCGCTCTTGTTCTTTCCGCCGCGACCGCGTCCGCCGGAGATCCGGTCCGGGACGATCGGGCGGCGCGGATCGACGGCTGGCTCTCCGCCCACGCCGGCATGGACGCCTTCCATGGCGTCGCCCTCATCGCCGACGACGAAGGAGTGCTTCTCGAAAGAGGATACGGTTTCGCGAACCGGGAGTGGGAGATCCCGAACGCCCCGGACGCGCGATACCGGATCGGCTCGGTGACCAAGCAGTTCACCGCCGCTCTGGTGATGCGCCTCGTCGGCGAGGGACGGCTCTCGTTGGACGCGCACCTCTCCGACCTGCTTCCCTGGTACCGAGCCGACACGGGAGCGCGCGTCACACTCCGCCAACTGTTGAACCACACCTCCGGCATCGACCGGAGCGGTGTTCCCCGTCTCATCGCGGAGCGCGCCTGCTCTCCCATGCCCCTTCGCGAGGAGGTGGAGACCTACTGCAGCGGCGATCTGGAATGGGAACCGGGGGAGCGCTTCGGCTACAACAACGCGGCCTACCTGATCCTCGGCGCCGTGATCGAGGAGGTGGCCGGCCGACCCTACGAGCAAGTCCTCGCCGAACTCATCCTGGAGCCGGCCGGTCTCCTTCACACCGGAATGGATCACCCCGAAGTGATTTTGCCGATGCGTGCCGAGGGATACGAGCGAAGCACGGACGGGATCCGCAAGGCTCCCTTCGTTCACGCCACGCTCGCCGCCTCCGCCGGCGGCCTCCGCTCGACGGTGCGGGATCTCTATCGTTGGGACCGCTCCCTCTACACCGACATCGTCCTCTCCGATGAAGCCCGGGAAGAGATGTTCACGCCCGGCTTGGGGAATTACGGCTTCGGGTGGTTCGTGTTGCGCGCTCCGCTCGGCCCGGGAGGCGCCGAAAGAACGCTCATCCGCCACCCCGGCCAGGGGGACGGTTTCTACACCGTCTTCTGGCGCATCCCGGAAGACCGGATCGCGGTCGTGCTGATCGCCAATTTGTATGAAAACGCCCTCCCCTCCATGGCGCAGGGAATCGTCGATATTTTATACGAAAGGGAACCGCGGATGTCCGTCGCCCTCGCGGTCCGGCATGCCTTCGAGGCGGAGGGGATCGACGCGGCGGTCGCGCGATACCGGGAGCTGCGCGTGAGCGAGCCGGAGCGTTACGACTTCGGCGAGAACGAACTGAACGGCCTCGGCTACGCCTTGTTCGGGGACGGCCGCACCGACGAGGCGATCGCCCTCTTCGCACTGAACGCGGAGATGTTCCCCGAATCGGCGAACGCCTACGATTCGCTCGCCGAAGCGCTCGCTGCGCGCGGCGAGATCGAGCGGGCGGTCGAAATGTACGGGCGGGCGCTCGCCGTCGACCCCGGCTTCGAGCACGCCGCGGAGATGCTGAAGCGGCTGGAAGAGCGGTAG
- a CDS encoding cadherin-like domain-containing protein has product MQSRIFRRSICLTLFPLLFIAFVPRSDGALPAVQERPGAERIEGDGARPSPLPRENEPDVHWFGFYDPITGAAVEDSVWTFDHGAADPLEGWAAEDRTACDFTAFRWIDPSEWYGHDNTIPEPVLSGYGSIWCGFYEDQADSAGWVNGLGYGNLWKQWVDGPELTYDGSGSVDVDFIYFADTEEDYDFVYVIVDFPSLGVMDTIATFDGVDGSPSIPSSFSRTVDFQTLTGGLSAAFHIRFLFVSDSGYSDEDGIYDCTSGPFCVDDILLTNNIVGGNRSYDFETGPQGFTPGSFEGVGAWLLADNEHHYSLPPYSVCGLRDSILAMHDGSRQHPDGQFTEAFSPPVPVSSLGAGPWVIFADYDIYADLPSGSCEYWQVGWSYYPYDAGNGPEWSPRVGKDANYYTGSPTCWRDRLFGRFEAIGDTTIPADADSVRLVFGFLNLCPDGSGCDCASNPSRPNPFFDNIRIGVNGAHAIHVPGDYATIQTAIDSAGPGDTVVVAAGTYSPSTNGEAFPIEMKGHVALIAPSGPASTIIDAEGTGRVLVALEAGHTQTTFLRGFTVTGGVATGADSTGGGFYVDRSSVRIDSCVFHGNTASFAGGALYGSYVTPPITSSTFGGNEAPAGAAIYIEAEGLFAIELNNVIVAWNDGGAGIAMSDTAAYGILACCDVYGNEGGDYVGCIEGLEGTDGNIRANPVFCNLAAGDLHLHAGSPCLAAPGCGRIGALGAGDCWRTWYVPSEAPTIQAAFDTSAAGDTVEIAAGTYHEHDLDIPSRRTVRGATGDPADVIVDAQDLGRVFLTEDEGILVEDLTLTGGNASGSGLDGLGGGYFCDFGDSVTFRNCVFTDNESVDQGGGARTIGYHLFENCIFTNNTSENGGGIYTSQDSVILRNCVFQGNTVTNHGGAIFATDGAVRVESCLVSGNQGVGGGTAGGGASFASLSRATVVETEISGNTANYCGGVSFADQGSMTGCVIVGNEGLNYGGGVQLGGATVGFSNCTIAFNDAPFGAGILSASGYPSLDRCIIAFNKTGEAFSCDFTAPVSITCTDIYGNDGGDWIDSLAALDSVDGNFHADPMFCGSESPEDSLALRDDSPCAIDTCALQSPRGVIGARPAGCGGSVVNWSGGGDGVSWSDPANWDPARVPTSSDAVRIVSAESTVVVVAMDTTVYSLTVGGGRAENKLVIESDTLTLLAGGGNFGEIEIRSEAAIEIGLDPSAVFTNEATGLIRLVGGSIIGEGTFINGGEVRNEDDGGKSRAIGTIAISFLNVFDDPGDGAIVVAGGTLAIEDELANAGSLMVRTTATMMLDPGDGAVQAEGITNSGVCVVEDGATFDIRPEQTIFLNEVGGVFVLEGGDITGPGLFRNRGTLMKDETPRGGRSTGSIACGFETLFEDPGDGAIVVNDGTLEIEGEFANAGSCFVRNTTEMLLDPGDGPNQNGGQNNEGVIEVEEGATLRVQGEGTIFVNRVGGEVILSGGDLDGTGTFRNRGTVRKIDPPAKSRATSRIGCSFANLFEDPGDGAILAEAGALDIEGTFDNGGEVRVDSGAAIDLDSASTAANDGSITIKEDGELVVDGDVTNEPSGEWIVRGETRINPSGTFTNEGTTELDGPGSSIVNEGTFLHEENAVLSGTGTFDNTVGTFTGDGIFAPGGSPGILTFLGDFVSGATSEIRVELGGTAAGTEYDRLAISGDATLGGGMHVTYWNGFEPLEGDSFAVVVFGGRATRDGFDCYSGLGSESSYLRPKIESDAFALVAVDSTAANQDPSAAADAESTDAVTPIVIDVLANDSDPDMDPLRIVAVSLDATVGDASVDPGDTTITYTPSPSFAGTDSIRYLVTDCLGGIDSALVEVVVGRAPRVWTVPVAAPTIEAGLDSAWEKDTVEIAAGTYYEHDIELKAGVVLRGGTGDPADVIVDADSLGRVFRASQLSDPPRLEAITITGGYSPDLLGVGLRVYQTDMTIHNCRFVGNSSGYRAGGLYIAYCSPTVTECLFEDNHAVSGSTGIGGGIYCVRDTTTFDQCVVAENSADLVSGIFGNHSLATFSRCTIVGNVSYDSADGSGIGLENSTQVYENSIVAFHEGGSAFRVIGTGDPYLFCCDIYGNSGGDWTGRIADQLGVDGNFSADPFFCTVDGNANDPYGIDAKSPCAEAEQPSCGRIGARPAACTVVAVGEGGNAPPPMAFRLHANRPNPFNPTTAIRFDIPRAGAVRLAIYDVRGRRVAVLAEGRYEAGSFEARWTGLDSSGRAVASGIYFALFEADGHRETRKMVLLR; this is encoded by the coding sequence ATGCAATCCCGGATATTCCGCAGGTCGATTTGTCTCACCCTCTTTCCCCTCCTTTTCATCGCCTTCGTCCCGCGCTCGGACGGCGCTCTACCCGCCGTTCAGGAGAGGCCCGGCGCGGAACGAATCGAAGGGGACGGCGCGCGCCCCTCACCCCTCCCGCGGGAGAATGAACCGGACGTCCACTGGTTCGGCTTCTACGATCCGATCACCGGCGCGGCGGTGGAGGACTCGGTCTGGACCTTCGATCACGGCGCCGCCGATCCCCTCGAGGGGTGGGCCGCGGAAGACCGGACCGCCTGCGACTTCACCGCCTTCCGCTGGATCGACCCGTCCGAATGGTACGGCCACGACAACACGATCCCGGAGCCGGTCCTGAGCGGATACGGGAGCATCTGGTGCGGGTTCTACGAGGACCAGGCGGACTCCGCCGGATGGGTGAACGGCCTCGGCTACGGCAATCTGTGGAAGCAGTGGGTGGACGGTCCCGAGCTGACCTACGACGGAAGCGGATCGGTGGACGTCGATTTCATCTACTTCGCCGACACCGAGGAGGACTATGACTTCGTCTACGTCATCGTCGACTTCCCCTCACTCGGCGTGATGGACACGATCGCGACCTTCGACGGGGTCGACGGCTCCCCCTCGATCCCCTCCTCCTTCAGCCGGACCGTCGATTTCCAGACCCTCACCGGCGGGCTATCGGCGGCCTTCCACATCCGATTCCTCTTCGTCTCCGATTCGGGGTACTCGGACGAGGACGGGATATACGATTGCACCAGCGGCCCCTTCTGCGTGGACGACATCCTGCTGACGAACAACATCGTCGGAGGGAACCGGAGCTACGATTTCGAAACGGGCCCGCAGGGGTTCACCCCGGGCTCCTTCGAGGGGGTCGGCGCCTGGCTGCTCGCCGACAACGAACATCACTACTCGCTCCCCCCTTATTCGGTTTGCGGCCTCCGGGACAGCATCCTCGCCATGCACGACGGCTCCCGGCAGCATCCGGACGGCCAGTTCACCGAAGCGTTCTCGCCGCCGGTGCCCGTGTCCTCCCTCGGCGCCGGGCCCTGGGTGATCTTCGCCGACTACGACATCTACGCCGATCTGCCCAGCGGGAGCTGCGAATACTGGCAGGTCGGATGGTCCTACTACCCCTACGACGCCGGGAACGGACCGGAGTGGTCTCCGCGGGTGGGCAAGGACGCCAATTACTACACCGGCTCTCCGACCTGCTGGCGGGACCGCCTCTTCGGACGTTTCGAGGCGATCGGCGACACCACGATTCCGGCCGACGCCGACTCGGTCCGCCTCGTCTTCGGTTTCCTCAATCTCTGTCCGGACGGGAGCGGCTGCGACTGCGCGTCGAATCCCTCCCGGCCGAATCCCTTCTTCGACAACATCCGGATCGGCGTGAACGGGGCGCACGCGATTCACGTGCCCGGCGATTACGCGACGATTCAGACGGCGATCGACTCCGCCGGGCCGGGGGACACGGTGGTCGTCGCGGCGGGGACCTATTCTCCCTCCACCAACGGTGAGGCCTTTCCGATCGAGATGAAGGGTCATGTCGCGCTCATCGCTCCTTCCGGACCCGCGTCGACCATCATCGACGCCGAGGGGACCGGGCGGGTGCTGGTCGCCCTCGAGGCGGGCCACACGCAGACCACCTTCCTCCGCGGTTTCACCGTCACCGGCGGCGTCGCGACCGGCGCGGACAGCACCGGCGGGGGTTTCTACGTGGACAGGTCGTCCGTACGGATCGACAGCTGCGTCTTCCACGGGAACACCGCCTCCTTCGCCGGCGGCGCCCTGTACGGTTCGTACGTCACGCCGCCGATCACCTCCTCCACCTTCGGGGGGAACGAAGCGCCCGCCGGGGCGGCGATCTACATCGAAGCGGAGGGGCTTTTCGCGATCGAACTGAATAACGTGATTGTCGCCTGGAACGACGGAGGCGCGGGGATCGCGATGAGCGACACGGCGGCCTACGGCATCCTCGCCTGCTGCGACGTCTACGGCAACGAGGGGGGGGACTACGTCGGGTGCATCGAGGGACTGGAGGGTACGGACGGCAACATCCGCGCCAACCCGGTCTTCTGCAACCTGGCCGCGGGGGACCTCCATCTGCACGCCGGATCCCCCTGCCTCGCCGCCCCCGGCTGCGGGCGGATCGGCGCTCTCGGCGCCGGCGACTGCTGGCGGACGTGGTACGTCCCCTCCGAAGCCCCGACGATACAGGCGGCGTTCGACACGTCGGCGGCGGGGGATACGGTGGAGATCGCCGCGGGCACCTACCACGAACATGATCTCGACATTCCCTCGCGGCGGACGGTGCGCGGCGCGACGGGCGACCCGGCGGACGTGATCGTGGACGCCCAGGATCTGGGCCGTGTGTTTTTGACCGAAGACGAAGGGATTCTCGTGGAAGACCTGACCCTGACGGGCGGGAACGCCTCCGGGAGCGGTTTGGACGGCCTCGGGGGCGGGTACTTCTGCGATTTTGGCGACTCCGTCACCTTCCGGAACTGCGTCTTCACCGATAACGAGTCGGTCGACCAAGGCGGGGGAGCCAGGACCATAGGCTATCATTTATTCGAGAATTGTATCTTCACGAATAATACGAGCGAGAACGGAGGCGGAATCTACACGAGCCAGGACAGCGTGATCCTGCGGAACTGCGTCTTCCAGGGGAACACCGTGACGAACCATGGGGGCGCGATCTTTGCCACGGACGGCGCGGTCCGGGTCGAAAGCTGCCTGGTGAGCGGGAACCAAGGAGTGGGAGGCGGCACGGCCGGAGGGGGCGCGAGTTTCGCCTCTTTGAGCCGGGCGACGGTCGTGGAAACGGAGATCTCCGGCAATACCGCCAATTACTGCGGCGGTGTTTCCTTCGCCGATCAGGGGAGCATGACCGGTTGCGTCATTGTCGGGAACGAGGGGCTCAACTACGGCGGGGGCGTCCAGCTTGGCGGGGCGACGGTCGGCTTTTCGAACTGCACCATCGCGTTCAACGACGCGCCGTTCGGAGCGGGTATCCTGAGCGCGTCCGGTTACCCCTCTCTCGACCGCTGCATCATCGCTTTCAACAAAACCGGTGAGGCGTTCTCCTGCGACTTCACCGCGCCCGTCTCCATCACCTGCACCGACATCTACGGAAACGACGGCGGCGACTGGATCGACAGCCTCGCCGCGCTGGACAGCGTGGACGGCAACTTCCACGCCGACCCGATGTTCTGCGGCTCCGAAAGCCCGGAGGACTCGCTGGCGCTCCGCGACGATTCCCCCTGCGCGATCGACACCTGCGCGCTCCAATCGCCCCGCGGCGTGATCGGCGCCCGTCCTGCGGGCTGCGGCGGCTCGGTGGTGAACTGGAGCGGCGGCGGAGACGGCGTCTCCTGGAGCGACCCGGCCAACTGGGATCCGGCGAGGGTGCCGACGAGTTCCGACGCGGTCCGGATCGTCTCGGCGGAGAGCACGGTGGTCGTCGTCGCGATGGATACCACCGTCTACTCCCTCACCGTCGGCGGCGGCCGGGCGGAGAACAAGCTGGTGATCGAGTCGGACACGCTCACCCTCCTCGCGGGCGGCGGCAACTTCGGCGAGATCGAGATCCGTTCCGAGGCGGCGATCGAGATCGGCCTCGATCCCTCGGCGGTTTTCACCAACGAGGCGACCGGGCTGATCCGTCTCGTCGGCGGATCGATCATCGGCGAGGGGACATTCATCAACGGCGGCGAGGTGCGGAACGAGGACGACGGCGGGAAAAGCCGCGCCATCGGAACGATCGCCATCTCCTTCCTGAACGTGTTCGACGATCCGGGCGACGGGGCGATCGTGGTGGCGGGCGGAACCCTGGCGATCGAGGACGAGCTGGCGAACGCCGGGTCGCTCATGGTGCGCACCACCGCGACGATGATGCTCGATCCGGGCGACGGCGCGGTGCAGGCGGAAGGGATCACCAATTCGGGGGTCTGCGTCGTCGAAGACGGCGCGACATTCGACATCCGTCCCGAGCAGACGATCTTCCTGAACGAGGTCGGAGGCGTCTTCGTGCTCGAAGGGGGCGACATCACCGGACCGGGCCTCTTCCGGAACCGGGGAACGCTCATGAAGGACGAGACGCCCCGCGGCGGCCGCTCGACCGGCTCCATCGCGTGCGGATTCGAGACCCTCTTCGAGGATCCCGGCGACGGGGCGATCGTCGTGAACGACGGGACGCTCGAGATCGAAGGGGAGTTCGCCAACGCCGGCTCCTGCTTCGTGCGGAACACGACGGAGATGCTCCTCGATCCGGGGGACGGTCCGAACCAGAACGGCGGCCAGAACAACGAGGGCGTGATCGAAGTCGAGGAAGGGGCGACCCTCCGTGTGCAGGGGGAGGGGACGATTTTCGTCAACCGCGTCGGCGGCGAGGTGATCCTCTCCGGCGGCGACCTGGACGGGACCGGCACCTTCCGAAACCGCGGGACGGTCCGCAAGATCGATCCGCCGGCGAAGTCGCGCGCGACGAGCCGGATCGGCTGTTCCTTCGCGAACCTTTTCGAGGATCCCGGCGACGGGGCGATCCTGGCCGAGGCGGGGGCGCTCGATATCGAGGGGACGTTCGATAACGGGGGGGAGGTGCGCGTCGACAGCGGCGCCGCGATCGATCTGGACAGCGCCTCCACGGCGGCGAACGACGGCTCCATCACCATAAAGGAGGATGGCGAGCTGGTGGTAGACGGCGACGTGACGAACGAGCCGTCCGGAGAGTGGATCGTCCGCGGCGAGACCCGGATCAACCCATCTGGAACCTTTACCAACGAAGGAACAACGGAGCTGGACGGCCCGGGCTCGTCCATCGTGAATGAGGGGACCTTCCTGCACGAGGAGAACGCGGTCCTCTCCGGAACGGGAACCTTCGACAACACCGTCGGGACCTTCACCGGAGACGGGATCTTCGCACCCGGTGGATCGCCCGGGATCCTCACCTTCCTCGGCGATTTCGTTTCCGGGGCGACGAGCGAGATCCGCGTGGAGCTGGGGGGCACGGCGGCGGGGACCGAGTACGACCGCCTGGCGATCTCCGGCGACGCGACCCTCGGCGGCGGGATGCACGTCACCTATTGGAACGGCTTCGAACCGCTGGAAGGGGATAGCTTCGCGGTGGTGGTCTTCGGCGGGCGCGCGACGCGGGACGGATTCGACTGCTATTCCGGTCTCGGCTCCGAATCGAGCTATCTCCGGCCGAAGATTGAGTCGGACGCCTTCGCCCTGGTCGCCGTGGACAGCACGGCCGCGAACCAGGACCCGTCGGCGGCGGCGGACGCGGAGAGCACCGACGCGGTGACGCCGATCGTGATCGACGTGCTCGCCAACGATTCCGACCCGGACATGGACCCTCTCCGGATCGTCGCCGTTTCTCTTGACGCGACGGTCGGAGACGCCTCCGTCGATCCGGGAGACACGACGATCACCTACACACCGAGTCCCTCCTTCGCCGGAACCGATTCGATCCGGTATCTGGTTACGGACTGTCTCGGCGGGATCGATTCCGCTTTGGTCGAGGTGGTGGTGGGACGGGCGCCGCGGGTTTGGACGGTGCCGGTCGCCGCGCCGACCATCGAAGCGGGGCTCGACTCCGCCTGGGAGAAGGACACGGTGGAGATCGCCGCGGGCACGTACTACGAACACGACATCGAACTGAAGGCGGGTGTGGTCCTGCGCGGCGGGACGGGCGACCCGGCGGACGTGATCGTCGATGCGGACTCGCTCGGGCGGGTCTTTCGCGCCTCCCAACTGAGCGACCCACCCCGCCTCGAAGCAATCACGATCACCGGAGGGTACTCTCCCGACCTGCTCGGAGTCGGGCTTCGTGTCTATCAGACGGACATGACCATTCACAACTGCCGATTCGTCGGCAACAGTTCGGGTTACCGCGCGGGAGGCCTGTATATCGCCTACTGCTCCCCGACGGTGACCGAGTGTCTCTTCGAGGATAATCACGCGGTAAGCGGAAGCACGGGGATCGGGGGGGGGATCTACTGTGTCCGCGACACGACCACATTCGATCAGTGCGTGGTCGCGGAGAACTCGGCGGATCTCGTGAGCGGCATATTCGGCAACCACTCCCTGGCGACCTTCTCCCGGTGCACGATCGTGGGGAACGTCTCTTATGATTCGGCCGACGGGAGCGGGATCGGCCTCGAGAACAGCACCCAGGTCTACGAAAACAGCATCGTGGCGTTCCACGAAGGAGGGTCGGCGTTCCGGGTCATCGGCACGGGAGATCCCTACCTCTTCTGCTGCGATATCTACGGGAACTCGGGGGGCGACTGGACGGGGAGGATCGCCGACCAGCTCGGCGTCGACGGCAACTTCTCCGCCGATCCGTTCTTCTGCACGGTCGATGGGAACGCGAACGACCCCTACGGTATCGACGCCAAGTCCCCCTGCGCCGAGGCGGAGCAGCCCTCTTGCGGGCGGATCGGCGCGCGTCCGGCGGCGTGCACGGTGGTCGCCGTCGGCGAGGGAGGGAACGCACCGCCGCCGATGGCCTTCCGGCTCCACGCGAACCGTCCCAATCCGTTCAACCCGACGACGGCGATCCGCTTCGACATTCCCCGGGCGGGTGCCGTGCGGCTCGCGATCTACGATGTGCGGGGGCGGAGGGTGGCGGTGCTCGCCGAGGGGCGGTACGAGGCGGGCTCCTTCGAGGCGCGCTGGACCGGACTGGATTCGAGCGGACGAGCGGTCGCGTCGGGGATCTACTTCGCCCTCTTCGAGGCGGATGGTCACCGCGAGACGCGGAAGATGGTGCTCTTGCGGTAA
- the chrA gene encoding chromate efflux transporter — protein MNDGRERESLGTIALIFLRLGLTAFGGPAAHVSLMEDQFVRRRRWLSTQHFLDLIGATNLIPGPNSTEITMHLGYERAGRRGLFVAGAAFILPAVALTGAFAWFYVRYGALPAVEPFLAGIKPAVIAVILGALRKLGKKAIIGAHTAALALFVALLTVAGVEPVFALLAGGAAGMLGHGLFGRHGTKGVSLALPALRAPTAGETIAAGGVAGAAAGVSLLKLGLVFLKVGAVLYGSGYVLIAFLEGDLVGKYGWLTRTQLLDAIALGQFTPGPVLSAATFIGYVIAGAPGAAVATIGIFLPSFFIVLLLNPVIPRLRRSPWTAAFLDAVNAGALALMAIVTIQLGRAVLLDPPAWAIVILASVAVLRFRVNPVWIILGGALFGSIWRLAV, from the coding sequence ATGAACGACGGAAGAGAGCGCGAGAGCCTCGGGACCATCGCCCTCATCTTTTTGCGGCTGGGGCTGACCGCCTTCGGCGGGCCTGCGGCGCACGTCTCCCTCATGGAAGACCAGTTCGTGCGGCGGCGAAGGTGGCTTTCGACGCAGCACTTTCTCGACCTGATCGGCGCGACCAACCTGATCCCCGGTCCCAACTCCACCGAGATCACCATGCACCTCGGCTATGAGAGGGCGGGACGGCGCGGACTCTTCGTCGCGGGCGCGGCGTTCATCCTCCCCGCCGTCGCGCTCACCGGCGCCTTCGCGTGGTTCTATGTGCGCTACGGAGCGCTCCCCGCGGTGGAGCCCTTCCTCGCCGGGATCAAGCCGGCGGTAATCGCCGTCATCCTCGGCGCCCTCCGCAAGCTGGGCAAGAAGGCGATCATCGGCGCGCACACGGCGGCGCTCGCTCTTTTCGTCGCCCTCCTCACCGTGGCCGGAGTGGAGCCGGTGTTCGCCCTCCTCGCCGGCGGCGCCGCGGGGATGCTCGGCCACGGGCTTTTCGGCCGGCACGGGACGAAAGGCGTCTCACTCGCGCTCCCTGCGCTCCGCGCTCCCACGGCGGGCGAGACGATCGCCGCGGGCGGCGTAGCCGGCGCCGCGGCGGGAGTTTCACTCCTCAAGCTCGGTCTCGTCTTCCTGAAGGTGGGTGCGGTGCTCTACGGGAGCGGTTACGTGTTGATCGCCTTCCTCGAAGGGGACCTGGTGGGGAAGTACGGCTGGTTGACGCGCACGCAGCTTCTGGACGCGATCGCCCTCGGACAGTTCACGCCCGGGCCGGTCCTTTCGGCGGCGACCTTTATCGGTTATGTGATCGCCGGTGCGCCCGGAGCCGCGGTGGCGACCATCGGCATCTTCCTCCCCTCCTTCTTCATCGTCCTCCTTCTGAACCCGGTGATCCCGCGGCTCCGGCGGTCCCCCTGGACCGCCGCCTTTCTCGACGCGGTAAACGCGGGCGCGCTCGCACTGATGGCGATCGTTACGATTCAGCTCGGCCGGGCTGTGCTTCTCGACCCGCCGGCGTGGGCGATCGTGATCCTCGCCTCCGTGGCGGTCCTCCGTTTCCGCGTCAATCCGGTCTGGATCATTCTCGGGGGCGCCCTGTTCGGGTCGATCTGGCGGCTGGCGGTATAG
- a CDS encoding HlyC/CorC family transporter produces MAVLFFYVALALGVSFLCSIAEAVLLSVSASYIVSLEREGRKSGRVLRRLKSDVERPLAAILSLNTIAHTIGAAGAGAQAAIVFGSRVVGLVSVILTLLILFLSEIIPKTIGATYWRELAPVMGRIISAVMVLMYPFVVVSGFITRSTRRKKPLLGLRREEFAAMADLGREEGQLRERESKILHNLFRLRSIVVSDVMTPRTVVFALPEEGTVAEYVARHGDNFFSRIPVYRDDLDHVTGFVLRGDVLNAHARGRLDVPLAEIARPIPLVFRNKPLSAVYDSLVGKREKMAVVLDEHGGTAGIVTLEDVIETLLGLEIVDEMDRAVDMRVVARRMWEKRAKGLGIPPEAFGGDGWPSEEEDGKDEEIRGEEE; encoded by the coding sequence ATGGCCGTTCTCTTTTTCTATGTCGCCTTAGCCCTCGGAGTCTCTTTCCTCTGCTCCATCGCCGAGGCGGTGCTTCTCAGCGTCTCGGCCTCCTACATCGTGTCACTGGAGAGGGAGGGACGGAAATCGGGTCGCGTCCTGCGCCGGCTCAAATCGGACGTGGAGCGTCCCCTTGCGGCGATCCTCAGTTTGAACACCATCGCCCACACGATCGGCGCGGCGGGCGCGGGAGCGCAGGCGGCGATCGTCTTCGGCAGCCGGGTGGTCGGTCTCGTCTCGGTGATCCTCACCCTCCTCATCCTCTTCCTTTCCGAAATCATCCCCAAGACGATCGGCGCGACTTACTGGCGTGAGCTCGCGCCCGTGATGGGAAGGATCATCTCCGCCGTGATGGTTCTGATGTATCCCTTCGTCGTCGTCTCCGGTTTTATCACGAGGAGTACGCGTCGCAAGAAGCCTCTTCTGGGGCTCCGCCGGGAGGAATTCGCGGCCATGGCCGACCTCGGCCGCGAAGAGGGACAGCTCCGGGAGCGGGAATCGAAGATTCTCCACAACCTCTTCCGCCTCCGTTCAATCGTGGTGAGCGACGTGATGACGCCGCGCACCGTCGTCTTCGCCCTCCCGGAGGAGGGGACCGTCGCCGAGTACGTCGCGCGGCACGGCGACAATTTCTTCTCCCGCATTCCTGTCTACCGGGACGACCTGGACCACGTGACCGGCTTCGTCCTCCGCGGCGACGTGCTGAACGCCCACGCCCGGGGCCGGTTGGACGTCCCCCTCGCGGAGATCGCTCGCCCCATACCGCTGGTGTTTCGCAACAAGCCGCTCTCCGCGGTTTACGATTCTCTCGTCGGAAAGAGGGAGAAGATGGCGGTCGTTCTGGACGAACACGGCGGCACGGCGGGGATCGTCACGCTCGAGGACGTGATCGAGACGCTGCTCGGCCTGGAGATCGTCGACGAGATGGACCGGGCGGTGGATATGCGCGTGGTGGCGCGCCGGATGTGGGAGAAGAGGGCCAAGGGGCTCGGCATCCCTCCGGAGGCGTTCGGCGGTGATGGATGGCCGTCCGAAGAAGAGGACGGCAAGGACGAAGAGATTCGCGGGGAAGAGGAGTGA